A region of Mesoplodon densirostris isolate mMesDen1 chromosome 11, mMesDen1 primary haplotype, whole genome shotgun sequence DNA encodes the following proteins:
- the LOC132498647 gene encoding protein SCO2 homolog, mitochondrial, whose translation MLLLAQAPKAWHRLFQLKPPALPRTPGGEAQHVRCRLLSRQGPAETGRQDQPQGPGLRTRLLITALIGAGLGGVWLAMRAEKEQWQQQRRTEALRQAAVGQGDFSLLDHQGQARCKADFRGQWVLMYFGFTHCPDICPEELEKLVQVVRQLEAEPGLPPVQPIFITVDPERDDVAAMARYVQDFHPRLLGLTGSAEQVAQVSRSYRVYYSAGPKDEDQDYIVDHSIAIYLLSPDGLFTDYYGRARSAEQVADSVRRHMAAFRSVLH comes from the coding sequence ATGCTGTTGCTGGCTCAGGCACCCAAGGCTTGGCACAGGCTCTTTCAGCTCAAGCCTCCAGCCCTCCCTAGGACCCCAGGAGGAGAGGCCCAGCATGTGAGGTGCCGGCTCCTATCAAGGCAGGGCCCTGCAGAGACGGGAAGGCAGGaccagccccagggccctgggctACGAACTAGGTTGCTGATCACAGCCTTGAttggggctgggctgggtggggtcTGGCTGGCCATGAGAGCTGAGAAGGAGCAGTGGCAGCAGCAACGACGGACAGAGGCCCTGCGCCAAGCTGCCGTGGGCCAGGGTGACTTCAGCCTGCTGGATCACCAGGGCCAGGCTCGCTGCAAAGCTGACTTCCGGGGCCAGTGGGTGCTGATGTACTTCGGCTTCACTCACTGCCCTGACATCTGCCCCGAGGAACTGGAGAAGCTGGTGCAGGTGGTGCGGCAGCTGGAGGCGGAGCCGGGCCTGCCCCCCGTGCAGCCCATCTTCATTACCGTGGACCCCGAGCGGGATGATGTGGCGGCCATGGCCCGCTATGTGCAGGACTTCCACCCCAGGCTGTTGGGCCTGACCGGCTCTGCTGAGCAGGTTGCCCAGGTGAGCCGCAGCTACCGCGTGTACTACAGCGCCGGCCCCAAGGACGAGGACCAGGATTATATCGTGGACCATTCCATCGCCATCTACCTGCTCAGCCCTGACGGCCTCTTCACAGACTACTACGGCAGGGCCAGGTCGGCCGAGCAGGTCGCAGACAGCGTGCGGCGCCATATGGCTGCCTTCCGCAGCGTCCTGCACTGA